The proteins below are encoded in one region of Aquisphaera giovannonii:
- a CDS encoding dienelactone hydrolase family protein: MIRETFKTPAGASFDIDIAPAPAGGKRYPVVVLIHGTTGLRPPFGAPLRDFAEEIAALGYLAALPGYFPGGTTPAEVSIAPHVPTLRAALDHLSTRPDADMTRLGLVGFSLGGGIAMSYIAASPAGAVGAFADFYGVLDPAATGAIAKFPPTIVFYNNRDPVVPVAANSAPFLSALSAAGIPNERHGYDDDWEGGFRHVFRPGGPADTDSRARADAWLTTHLPPVGRP; the protein is encoded by the coding sequence ATGATCCGCGAGACCTTCAAGACCCCGGCCGGTGCATCCTTCGACATCGACATCGCCCCCGCGCCGGCCGGCGGGAAGCGATATCCCGTCGTCGTCCTCATCCACGGGACGACCGGGCTGCGGCCCCCCTTCGGGGCCCCGCTCCGCGACTTCGCCGAGGAGATCGCGGCGCTCGGCTACCTCGCCGCGTTGCCGGGCTATTTCCCGGGGGGCACGACGCCGGCCGAGGTGAGCATTGCACCCCACGTGCCGACGCTCCGGGCCGCCCTCGACCACCTTTCGACTCGCCCCGACGCGGACATGACCCGCCTCGGCCTGGTCGGCTTCTCGCTGGGCGGGGGCATCGCGATGTCGTACATCGCCGCGTCCCCGGCCGGGGCCGTCGGGGCCTTCGCGGACTTCTACGGCGTGCTGGACCCGGCCGCCACCGGGGCCATCGCGAAGTTCCCCCCGACGATCGTCTTCTACAACAACCGCGACCCGGTCGTCCCCGTCGCCGCGAACTCCGCCCCGTTCCTCAGCGCCCTGTCGGCCGCGGGGATCCCGAACGAACGCCACGGGTACGACGACGACTGGGAGGGCGGCTTCCGGCACGTCTTCCGCCCGGGCGGCCCGGCCGACACCGACTCGCGGGCGAGGGCCGACGCCTGGCTGACGACGCACCTCCCCCCCGTCGGGAGGCCCTGA
- a CDS encoding HAD family hydrolase, with the protein MAVDFVFFDIGGTLGERNPATGKLVPFPSTKRLLESVRDDMGLKMGVITTLGPLTDAEGRALLDDAGLGGFFEAAGFVSEHDVPGGAGKPKPDIYAHAAAAVGVPVERCLFVGENLIEVLGAMAAGMQAVLKPSPPGRELPS; encoded by the coding sequence ATGGCCGTGGATTTCGTCTTCTTCGACATTGGGGGCACGCTCGGCGAGCGGAATCCGGCCACCGGCAAGCTCGTGCCGTTCCCCAGCACGAAGAGGCTGCTGGAATCGGTCCGCGACGACATGGGGCTGAAGATGGGCGTCATCACGACGCTCGGCCCGCTGACCGACGCCGAGGGCCGCGCCCTCCTGGACGACGCGGGCCTCGGCGGGTTCTTCGAGGCCGCCGGGTTCGTGTCGGAGCACGACGTCCCCGGCGGCGCCGGCAAGCCGAAGCCGGATATCTACGCGCACGCCGCGGCGGCGGTCGGCGTGCCGGTGGAGCGTTGCCTCTTCGTCGGCGAGAATCTGATCGAGGTCCTCGGCGCGATGGCGGCCGGCATGCAGGCGGTCCTGAAGCCCTCGCCGCCCGGCCGCGAGCTGCCGTCGTGA
- a CDS encoding DUF1304 family protein, translating into MSPELLPWLPVAALALLAIVHAAFAYKEIFDWEAAAVEVLGMPPEVARACAAVGRNQGLSNAALAAGAAWALVVFRLQDPAWGRQLATFFGAWALVAGVFGYATFHRPGFLVKQALPGLLALLGAWLPALLARGVE; encoded by the coding sequence GTGAGTCCCGAGCTCCTGCCCTGGCTGCCGGTCGCCGCGCTCGCGCTGCTCGCGATCGTCCACGCCGCGTTCGCATACAAGGAGATCTTCGACTGGGAGGCGGCGGCGGTCGAGGTCCTCGGCATGCCGCCGGAGGTTGCGAGGGCCTGCGCCGCGGTGGGCCGCAATCAGGGGCTCTCCAACGCGGCCCTCGCGGCCGGCGCGGCCTGGGCCCTGGTCGTCTTCCGGCTCCAGGATCCCGCGTGGGGGCGGCAGCTCGCGACGTTCTTCGGCGCCTGGGCGCTGGTGGCCGGCGTCTTCGGCTATGCGACGTTCCACCGGCCCGGCTTCCTGGTCAAGCAGGCGCTGCCCGGCCTCCTCGCCCTCCTGGGGGCGTGGCTCCCGGCCCTGCTGGCGAGGGGCGTGGAGTAG
- a CDS encoding serine/threonine-protein kinase, translating to MIARDALPGGEDPELAEVAAEAGERLRRGEDVRPEDYPRHAEALRDLLPTLRMMAGMPAPAAGHSPWFGRLGDFRLVREVSRGGMGIVYEAVQESLGRRVALKVLPDAAALDPRSLRRFQLESQAAASLDHPHIVPVYATGSAGGIPYYAMRFIDGRDLAKVLRALRRDDPGETEAGPARPTSAAPASTLGPSRAREAARLARQAAEALDHAHAADVLHRDVKPSNLLIDDAGGLWVADFGLARIRGGLDLTHTGDALGTPRYMSPEQAAGRREPLDGRSDIYSLGATLYEMLTLRPAFPGDDRIDVLRRIAQEEPPRPRSIDPTIPVDLETIVLKAMAKSRRDRYATAADLAADLGRFLDDRPILARRPGLADHLAKWTRRNRRLVLGAAAALALVLAAAALGAARYISWLRRHEAVLQDAVGLAGRNAAEAERLALEADRQRRLAQRHYLAAQLRLAQQAVDAGDPEVAQELLDAVTPAPGPEGSGRFAWGYLRALARREVVRLPELDTPIHGMSLSRDGRTVATNQGDATLAIWDLPAERIRLTIAEPGMMYREPHLTGDGRILVAPMMPTPHRDEHTLGLWDATTGELRAIRRAGHPAPFGVQELLNRVHFLAGERLVAHVLDDGKGRASLRIWALDPDPAKALPLVALDDVRAAAFAPEGRLFATLEGGGLRLRDASTGAVAREAAAGPGAPGPLAISPDGRLLAACSGDGRVVVRGVDRLDERARYDPGAPVVEPRFDPTGRILALVAEGGKVHLWDWAAGRSRVAIPDDLDRARDRVRLAFSPDGRRFATQAHGDPGGEMPLLVWDAESGRRLGALPYGDRGAPEYHLFAPDGRSLVLDLGRSPKIWRFDPPPEPPQPAGHRDEAWALAFSPDGSLLATGSDDDRNPEKVSIKLWEPATGRLVRGWYAGEGTVAALAFSPDGRTLVSGHLLPGRNLRAWDVSTGRLLRAHAGHPQRVRAVAVAPDGRTVVAAGGQKLRPDEDWTVRSWELGDFRGLRSLAGHEGGVRSVKFSPDGRLLASAGADHLVRTWDAATGAPLASRRRPSPIAGLAFAPDGRALAVADESGGVALLDPDGLAVRSTIRGATDRLLGLAYAPDGQSIATCGRSGVIRLWDAVTGQELLVLKGHKSQVNALAFSPDGSTLASCSHDGEVHLWRAR from the coding sequence GTGATCGCGCGGGACGCCCTCCCCGGCGGGGAGGATCCCGAGCTCGCCGAGGTCGCCGCGGAGGCCGGCGAGCGGCTGAGGCGGGGCGAGGACGTGCGGCCGGAGGACTACCCGCGCCACGCCGAGGCCCTCCGCGACCTGCTGCCGACGCTCCGGATGATGGCCGGGATGCCCGCCCCGGCGGCGGGCCACTCGCCCTGGTTCGGCCGGCTCGGGGACTTCCGGCTGGTCCGCGAGGTCAGCCGCGGCGGCATGGGGATCGTCTACGAGGCGGTGCAGGAGTCGCTCGGACGCCGCGTCGCGCTGAAGGTCCTGCCCGACGCCGCGGCGCTGGACCCCAGGAGCCTCCGCCGGTTCCAGCTCGAGTCCCAGGCCGCCGCCAGCCTGGACCACCCCCACATCGTCCCCGTCTACGCGACCGGCTCCGCCGGCGGCATCCCCTACTACGCCATGCGGTTCATCGACGGCCGCGACCTGGCGAAGGTCCTCCGCGCCCTGCGCCGCGACGATCCGGGGGAGACCGAGGCCGGCCCCGCTCGGCCGACATCGGCCGCGCCGGCGTCCACGCTGGGGCCGTCGCGTGCCCGCGAGGCCGCCCGGCTGGCGAGGCAGGCCGCGGAGGCCCTGGACCACGCCCACGCCGCCGACGTCCTGCACCGCGACGTCAAGCCCTCCAACCTCCTGATCGACGATGCCGGCGGCCTCTGGGTCGCCGACTTCGGCCTGGCGCGGATCCGCGGCGGGCTCGACCTCACCCACACCGGCGACGCCCTGGGCACCCCCCGCTACATGAGCCCGGAGCAGGCCGCCGGCCGACGCGAGCCGCTCGACGGCCGGTCCGACATCTACTCGCTGGGCGCCACGCTCTACGAGATGCTCACCCTCCGCCCCGCCTTCCCCGGCGACGACCGCATCGACGTCCTGCGGCGGATCGCCCAGGAGGAGCCCCCCCGGCCGCGGTCCATCGACCCGACCATCCCCGTGGACCTGGAGACGATCGTCCTGAAGGCCATGGCCAAGTCGCGGCGGGACCGGTACGCCACCGCCGCCGACCTCGCCGCGGACCTCGGCCGGTTCCTCGACGACCGCCCGATCCTCGCCCGCCGCCCCGGCCTGGCCGACCACCTCGCCAAGTGGACGCGGCGGAACCGGCGGCTCGTCCTGGGCGCCGCGGCCGCGCTCGCCCTCGTGCTGGCCGCCGCCGCCCTCGGCGCCGCGCGGTACATCAGCTGGCTCCGGCGGCACGAGGCCGTCCTCCAGGACGCCGTCGGCCTGGCCGGCCGGAACGCCGCGGAGGCGGAGCGGCTCGCCCTGGAGGCCGACCGCCAGCGCCGGCTGGCCCAGCGGCACTACCTCGCGGCCCAGTTGCGCCTGGCCCAGCAGGCCGTCGACGCGGGCGACCCCGAGGTCGCGCAGGAGCTCCTCGACGCCGTCACGCCCGCACCGGGCCCCGAGGGCTCCGGCCGCTTCGCCTGGGGCTACCTCCGCGCGCTCGCCCGCCGCGAGGTCGTCCGCCTGCCGGAGCTGGACACGCCGATCCACGGCATGTCCCTGTCCCGGGACGGCCGCACGGTCGCGACCAACCAGGGCGACGCGACGCTCGCGATCTGGGACCTGCCCGCCGAGCGGATCCGCCTCACGATCGCCGAGCCCGGGATGATGTACCGCGAGCCCCACCTCACCGGCGACGGCCGGATCCTGGTCGCCCCCATGATGCCGACCCCGCACCGGGACGAGCACACGCTGGGCCTCTGGGACGCGACCACGGGGGAGCTCCGGGCGATCCGACGGGCCGGACACCCGGCCCCCTTCGGGGTCCAGGAGCTGCTGAACCGGGTGCACTTCCTGGCCGGCGAGCGGCTCGTCGCCCACGTGCTGGACGACGGGAAGGGCAGGGCGTCCCTCCGGATCTGGGCCCTCGACCCGGACCCCGCGAAGGCCCTCCCCCTGGTCGCCCTCGACGACGTCCGGGCGGCGGCCTTCGCGCCCGAGGGCCGGCTGTTCGCCACCCTCGAGGGGGGCGGCCTGAGGCTCCGCGACGCCTCGACCGGCGCCGTCGCCCGCGAGGCGGCGGCCGGGCCCGGCGCCCCCGGCCCGCTGGCCATCTCCCCCGACGGCCGGCTCCTCGCCGCGTGCTCGGGCGACGGGCGGGTCGTCGTCCGCGGCGTGGACCGCCTGGACGAACGCGCCCGATACGACCCCGGCGCCCCCGTCGTCGAGCCGAGATTCGACCCGACGGGCAGGATCCTCGCGTTGGTCGCCGAGGGCGGGAAGGTCCACCTCTGGGACTGGGCCGCCGGCCGGTCCCGCGTCGCGATCCCCGACGACCTCGATCGCGCCCGCGACCGGGTGCGCCTGGCCTTCTCGCCCGACGGGCGCCGGTTCGCGACGCAGGCGCACGGCGATCCGGGCGGGGAAATGCCGCTCCTCGTCTGGGACGCGGAGTCGGGCCGCCGGCTCGGCGCGTTGCCTTACGGCGATCGCGGCGCCCCGGAATACCACCTCTTCGCCCCCGACGGCCGCTCCCTCGTCCTCGACCTGGGCCGGTCGCCGAAGATCTGGCGATTCGACCCGCCCCCCGAGCCGCCCCAGCCGGCCGGTCACCGGGACGAGGCGTGGGCCCTCGCCTTCTCGCCGGACGGCTCGCTCCTGGCGACCGGGAGCGACGACGACCGCAACCCCGAGAAGGTCAGCATCAAGCTCTGGGAACCGGCCACCGGCCGGCTCGTCCGCGGGTGGTACGCCGGCGAGGGGACGGTCGCGGCGCTCGCCTTCTCGCCCGACGGCAGGACGCTCGTATCCGGCCACCTCCTGCCCGGGAGGAACCTGCGGGCCTGGGACGTCTCGACCGGGCGGCTCCTGCGGGCGCACGCGGGCCACCCCCAGCGGGTCCGCGCCGTGGCCGTCGCGCCGGACGGCCGGACGGTCGTCGCCGCGGGCGGCCAGAAGCTCCGCCCGGATGAGGACTGGACGGTCCGCTCCTGGGAGCTCGGCGACTTCCGCGGCCTCCGCTCGCTCGCGGGGCACGAGGGCGGCGTGCGCTCGGTGAAGTTCTCCCCGGACGGCCGGCTCCTCGCCTCGGCGGGGGCCGACCACCTCGTGCGGACCTGGGACGCCGCGACCGGCGCCCCGCTGGCATCCCGCCGCCGGCCGTCCCCCATCGCCGGCCTCGCGTTCGCGCCCGACGGCCGGGCCCTGGCGGTCGCCGACGAGTCCGGCGGCGTGGCCCTCCTCGACCCCGACGGCCTGGCCGTCCGCTCCACGATCCGGGGCGCCACCGACCGCCTCCTCGGCCTGGCCTACGCCCCCGACGGCCAGTCCATCGCCACCTGCGGCCGCTCCGGCGTGATCCGCCTCTGGGACGCCGTGACCGGCCAGGAGCTCCTCGTCCTGAAGGGCCACAAATCCCAGGTCAACGCCCTCGCCTTCTC
- a CDS encoding RNA polymerase sigma factor codes for MESAPPDDPGGGEEERLLREAARGDQEALRRLLEGHRGRLRRMVALRLDSRLAARVDASDVVQEAMLDAARKLADYERERPLPLYPWLHRLAAERLAAAHRKHLCKNRSVDRERAECDCRDPSAALLVDQLVAGDTTPGHHMLREEQRQRVREALGQLAATDREVLVMRYLEDLTFPEIAAILGVSEGAAKMRHLRAIEKVRSLLKDDDSGPLR; via the coding sequence ATGGAATCAGCACCTCCCGACGATCCGGGCGGCGGGGAGGAGGAACGGCTACTCCGCGAGGCCGCGCGCGGCGACCAGGAGGCGCTGCGGAGGCTGCTGGAGGGGCACCGGGGGAGGCTCAGGCGGATGGTCGCCCTGCGGCTCGACTCCAGGCTGGCGGCGCGGGTGGACGCCTCCGACGTGGTCCAGGAGGCCATGCTCGACGCGGCGCGGAAGCTCGCGGACTACGAGCGGGAGCGGCCGCTGCCGCTCTACCCGTGGCTGCACCGGCTCGCCGCCGAGCGGCTGGCCGCGGCGCACCGGAAGCACCTCTGCAAGAACCGCAGCGTGGACCGGGAGCGCGCCGAGTGCGACTGCCGGGATCCCTCCGCCGCGCTCCTCGTGGACCAGCTCGTCGCCGGCGACACGACGCCCGGGCACCACATGCTCCGCGAGGAGCAGCGCCAGCGCGTCCGCGAGGCGCTCGGCCAGCTCGCCGCGACCGACCGCGAGGTCCTCGTGATGCGATACCTCGAGGACCTGACGTTCCCGGAGATCGCGGCCATCCTGGGCGTCTCCGAGGGCGCGGCCAAGATGCGGCACCTGCGGGCCATCGAGAAGGTCCGCTCGCTCCTCAAGGACGACGACTCGGGGCCGCTCCGGTGA